In the Oryza glaberrima chromosome 6, OglaRS2, whole genome shotgun sequence genome, one interval contains:
- the LOC127775998 gene encoding nuclear poly(A) polymerase 4-like isoform X1 → MAACNAAAAAAVAEQPQKQYGITKPISLAEPAEVDLQKTAELEKFLVEAGLYESPEESARREEVLGELDKIIKDWVKQLTSQRGYTDQMVEEANAVLFTFGSYRLGVHGPGADIDTLCVGPSYVNREEDFFIVLHDILAQTEEVTELQPVPDAHVPVMKFKFHGISIDLLYASVSLLVVPPDLDISQGSVLYDVDEVTVRSLNGCRVADQILRLVPNVENFRTTLRCLKYWAKKRGVYSNVTGFLGGVNWALLVARVCQLYPNAVPSMLVSRFFRVFTQWQWPNPVMLCAIEEDELGFPVWDPRKYHRDRSHHMPIITPAYPCMNSSYNVSTSTLRVMMEQFQFGNKICQEIDISKANWSALFEPFQFFEAYKNYLQVDIIAEDGEDLRLWKGWVESRLRQLTLKIERDTYGMLQCHPYPHEYADPSRQCAHCAFFMGLSRKEGAKIQEGQQFDIRGTVDEFRHDIGMYGYWRPGMELAVSHVRRKQIPSYVFPEGYKRPRPSRHINHPQQSNKNDVEDGTANRSPDGQPKRKHDTAGVYDSEPGRSVKRASISPSISPVHQKTSSPPSGNIADASGASGGSPVSLANGNLEQANCLNSPLASEKSLDSVTSGSKCVGVEAVCPSDATKEHDNCGSNMKNCTTTTVAVSLKRVAEKVVSELVGSESLGGNKSGELLERAEDMGSALVENVHFGGNGVVQTGLPEELEPNNGIEVVSKAHAGVNSDAPQKASLRHDPELNPYLQARGAVKGRWR, encoded by the exons ATGGCGGCCTGTAACGCTGCCGCAGCGGCTGCCGTCGCCGAGCAGCCACAGAAGCAGTATGGAATTACAAAACCGATATCGTTGGCTGAGCCGGCGGAGGTTGACCTGCAGAAGACAGCGGAGTTGGAGAAG TTCTTGGTTGAAGCCGGTCTGTATGAGAGTCCGGAGGAGTCGGCTAGGCGAGAGGAGGTGCTAGGGGAGCTCGATAAG ATTATAAAAGATTGGGTGAAGCAGTTAACCAGCCAGAGAGGTTACACTGATCAGATGGTTGAAGAAGCAAATGCTGTACTCTTCACGTTTGGGTCATACCGTTTAGGG GTTCATGGCCCTGGAGCTGACATTGATACTTTATGTGTTGGGCCTTCATATGTGAATCGTGAG GAGGATTTCTTTATTGTACTACATGACATATTGGCACAAACGGAGGAAGTTACTGAGTTGCAACCTGTACCTGATGCACATGTTCCTGTTATGAAATTTAAATTCCATGGAATATCAATTGACCTTCTTTATGCGAGTGTCTCTCTCTTAGTAGTACCACCA GACTTGGATATCTCGCAAGGATCAGTACTGTATGATGTTGATGAAGTAACTGTTCGCAGTCTTAATGGGTGCAGAGTAGCTGACCAGATTCTTAGGCTTGTTCCAAATGTTGAG AACTTTCGAACAACGCTAAGGTGTTTGAAGTATTGGGCGAAAAAAAGAGGAGTTTACTCTAAT GTTACTGGTTTTCTTGGCGGTGTCAATTGGGCTTTACTTGTTGCACGTGTCTGCCAGCTCTACCCTAATGCTGTGCCGAGTATGCTTGTCTCAAGATTCTTTAGAGTTTTTACTCAATGGCAATGGCCAAATCCCGTGATGCTTTGTGCTATTGAGGAGGATGAACTTGGTTTTCCTGTGTGGGATCCACGCAAATATCACCGTGACAGATCTCATCATATGCCCATAATAACCCCTGCTTACCCGTGCATGAACTCCAGCTATAATGTTTCAACAAGCACACTTAGGGTTATGATGGAGCAATTCCAGTTTGGTAACAAAATTTGCCAG GAAATCGATATCAGTAAGGCTAATTGGTCTGCTCTTTTTGAGCCTTTCCAATTTTTTGAAGCATATAAGAATTATCTCCAGGTTGACATCATCGCTGAAGATGGAGAAGATCTTAGACTTTGGAAGGGATGGGTTGAATCTCGGTTAAGACAACTTACTTTAAAG ATTGAAAGAGACACATATGGAATGTTACAATGCCATCCTTACCCGCATGAGTATGCTGACCCTTCCAGACAATGTGCTCATTGTGCTTTTTTCATGGGTTTATCAAGGAAAGAAGGTGCAAAAATACAGGAGGGTCAACAGTTTGATATTCGTGGAACAGTAGATGAATTTAGGCATGATATCGGCATGTATGGGTACTGGAGACCTGGGATGGAGTTGGCTGTATCTCATGTTCGGAGGAAGCAGATTCCATCCTATGTGTTTCCAGAGGGCTACAAGAGACCTCGTCCTTCGAGGCATATAAATCATCCCCAGCAGTCTAATAAAAATGATGTTGAAGATGGCACAGCGAATAGATCCCCAGATGGGCAGCCCAAGCGAAAGCATGATACAGCTGGGGTTTATGATAGTGAACCTGGTAGATCTGTTAAGAGGGCCTCAATTAGCCCCTCAATTAGCCCAGTTCACCAGAAAACTTCATCGCCTCCATCAGGCAATATTGCTGATGCTTCCGGTGCAAGTGGTGGAAGTCCGGTTTCACTTGCCAATGGCAATCTAGAACAAGCAAATTGCTTGAATTCACCACTGGCATCTGAAAAAAGTTTGGACTCTGTTACATCAGGCTCCAAGTGTGTGGGAGTGGAAGCGGTTTGTCCTAGTGATGCTACTAAAGAGCATGATAACTGTGGTTCCAATATGAAGAACTGCACCACTACAACTGTAGCTGTATCTTTGAAACGTGTGGCAGAAAAGGTTGTGTCAGAGCTCGTTGGAAGTGAAAGCTTGGGAGGCAACAAAAGTGGGGAGCTATTGGAGAGAGCCGAGGACATGGGAAGTGCCCTGGTTGAAAATGTGCATTTCGGTGGAAATGGAGTCGTTCAAACTGGTCTTCCCGAAGAGTTAGAG CCAAACAATGGGATTGAAGTGGTTTCTAAAGCTCATGCAGGTGTGAACTCGGATGCGCCACAGAAGGCATCATTGAGGCATGACCCTGAACTCAATCCTT ATCTGCAAGCAAGGGGGGCTGTTAAGGGAAGATGGCGATAA
- the LOC127775998 gene encoding nuclear poly(A) polymerase 4-like isoform X3 yields MAACNAAAAAAVAEQPQKQYGITKPISLAEPAEVDLQKTAELEKFLVEAGLYESPEESARREEVLGELDKIIKDWVKQLTSQRGYTDQMVEEANAVLFTFGSYRLGVHGPGADIDTLCVGPSYVNREEDFFIVLHDILAQTEEVTELQPVPDAHVPVMKFKFHGISIDLLYASVSLLVVPPDLDISQGSVLYDVDEVTVRSLNGCRVADQILRLVPNVENFRTTLRCLKYWAKKRGVYSNVTGFLGGVNWALLVARVCQLYPNAVPSMLVSRFFRVFTQWQWPNPVMLCAIEEDELGFPVWDPRKYHRDRSHHMPIITPAYPCMNSSYNVSTSTLRVMMEQFQFGNKICQEIDISKANWSALFEPFQFFEAYKNYLQVDIIAEDGEDLRLWKGWVESRLRQLTLKIERDTYGMLQCHPYPHEYADPSRQCAHCAFFMGLSRKEGAKIQEGQQFDIRGTVDEFRHDIGMYGYWRPGMELAVSHVRRKQIPSYVFPEGYKRPRPSRHINHPQQSNKNDVEDGTANRSPDGQPKRKHDTAGVYDSEPGRSVKRASISPSISPVHQKTSSPPSGNIADASGASGGSPVSLANGNLEQANCLNSPLASEKSLDSVTSGSKCVGVEAVCPSDATKEHDNCGSNMKNCTTTTVAVSLKRVAEKVVSELVGSESLGGNKSGELLERAEDMGSALVENVHFGGNGVVQTGLPEELEPNNGIEVVSKAHAGVNSDAPQKASLRSASKGGC; encoded by the exons ATGGCGGCCTGTAACGCTGCCGCAGCGGCTGCCGTCGCCGAGCAGCCACAGAAGCAGTATGGAATTACAAAACCGATATCGTTGGCTGAGCCGGCGGAGGTTGACCTGCAGAAGACAGCGGAGTTGGAGAAG TTCTTGGTTGAAGCCGGTCTGTATGAGAGTCCGGAGGAGTCGGCTAGGCGAGAGGAGGTGCTAGGGGAGCTCGATAAG ATTATAAAAGATTGGGTGAAGCAGTTAACCAGCCAGAGAGGTTACACTGATCAGATGGTTGAAGAAGCAAATGCTGTACTCTTCACGTTTGGGTCATACCGTTTAGGG GTTCATGGCCCTGGAGCTGACATTGATACTTTATGTGTTGGGCCTTCATATGTGAATCGTGAG GAGGATTTCTTTATTGTACTACATGACATATTGGCACAAACGGAGGAAGTTACTGAGTTGCAACCTGTACCTGATGCACATGTTCCTGTTATGAAATTTAAATTCCATGGAATATCAATTGACCTTCTTTATGCGAGTGTCTCTCTCTTAGTAGTACCACCA GACTTGGATATCTCGCAAGGATCAGTACTGTATGATGTTGATGAAGTAACTGTTCGCAGTCTTAATGGGTGCAGAGTAGCTGACCAGATTCTTAGGCTTGTTCCAAATGTTGAG AACTTTCGAACAACGCTAAGGTGTTTGAAGTATTGGGCGAAAAAAAGAGGAGTTTACTCTAAT GTTACTGGTTTTCTTGGCGGTGTCAATTGGGCTTTACTTGTTGCACGTGTCTGCCAGCTCTACCCTAATGCTGTGCCGAGTATGCTTGTCTCAAGATTCTTTAGAGTTTTTACTCAATGGCAATGGCCAAATCCCGTGATGCTTTGTGCTATTGAGGAGGATGAACTTGGTTTTCCTGTGTGGGATCCACGCAAATATCACCGTGACAGATCTCATCATATGCCCATAATAACCCCTGCTTACCCGTGCATGAACTCCAGCTATAATGTTTCAACAAGCACACTTAGGGTTATGATGGAGCAATTCCAGTTTGGTAACAAAATTTGCCAG GAAATCGATATCAGTAAGGCTAATTGGTCTGCTCTTTTTGAGCCTTTCCAATTTTTTGAAGCATATAAGAATTATCTCCAGGTTGACATCATCGCTGAAGATGGAGAAGATCTTAGACTTTGGAAGGGATGGGTTGAATCTCGGTTAAGACAACTTACTTTAAAG ATTGAAAGAGACACATATGGAATGTTACAATGCCATCCTTACCCGCATGAGTATGCTGACCCTTCCAGACAATGTGCTCATTGTGCTTTTTTCATGGGTTTATCAAGGAAAGAAGGTGCAAAAATACAGGAGGGTCAACAGTTTGATATTCGTGGAACAGTAGATGAATTTAGGCATGATATCGGCATGTATGGGTACTGGAGACCTGGGATGGAGTTGGCTGTATCTCATGTTCGGAGGAAGCAGATTCCATCCTATGTGTTTCCAGAGGGCTACAAGAGACCTCGTCCTTCGAGGCATATAAATCATCCCCAGCAGTCTAATAAAAATGATGTTGAAGATGGCACAGCGAATAGATCCCCAGATGGGCAGCCCAAGCGAAAGCATGATACAGCTGGGGTTTATGATAGTGAACCTGGTAGATCTGTTAAGAGGGCCTCAATTAGCCCCTCAATTAGCCCAGTTCACCAGAAAACTTCATCGCCTCCATCAGGCAATATTGCTGATGCTTCCGGTGCAAGTGGTGGAAGTCCGGTTTCACTTGCCAATGGCAATCTAGAACAAGCAAATTGCTTGAATTCACCACTGGCATCTGAAAAAAGTTTGGACTCTGTTACATCAGGCTCCAAGTGTGTGGGAGTGGAAGCGGTTTGTCCTAGTGATGCTACTAAAGAGCATGATAACTGTGGTTCCAATATGAAGAACTGCACCACTACAACTGTAGCTGTATCTTTGAAACGTGTGGCAGAAAAGGTTGTGTCAGAGCTCGTTGGAAGTGAAAGCTTGGGAGGCAACAAAAGTGGGGAGCTATTGGAGAGAGCCGAGGACATGGGAAGTGCCCTGGTTGAAAATGTGCATTTCGGTGGAAATGGAGTCGTTCAAACTGGTCTTCCCGAAGAGTTAGAG CCAAACAATGGGATTGAAGTGGTTTCTAAAGCTCATGCAGGTGTGAACTCGGATGCGCCACAGAAGGCATCATTGAG ATCTGCAAGCAAGGGGGGCTGTTAA
- the LOC127775998 gene encoding nuclear poly(A) polymerase 4-like isoform X2, with the protein MAACNAAAAAAVAEQPQKQYGITKPISLAEPAEVDLQKTAELEKFLVEAGLYESPEESARREEVLGELDKIIKDWVKQLTSQRGYTDQMVEEANAVLFTFGSYRLGVHGPGADIDTLCVGPSYVNREEDFFIVLHDILAQTEEVTELQPVPDAHVPVMKFKFHGISIDLLYASVSLLVVPPDLDISQGSVLYDVDEVTVRSLNGCRVADQILRLVPNVENFRTTLRCLKYWAKKRGVYSNVTGFLGGVNWALLVARVCQLYPNAVPSMLVSRFFRVFTQWQWPNPVMLCAIEEDELGFPVWDPRKYHRDRSHHMPIITPAYPCMNSSYNVSTSTLRVMMEQFQFGNKICQEIDISKANWSALFEPFQFFEAYKNYLQVDIIAEDGEDLRLWKGWVESRLRQLTLKIERDTYGMLQCHPYPHEYADPSRQCAHCAFFMGLSRKEGAKIQEGQQFDIRGTVDEFRHDIGMYGYWRPGMELAVSHVRRKQIPSYVFPEGYKRPRPSRHINHPQQSNKNDVEDGTANRSPDGQPKRKHDTAGVYDSEPGRSVKRASISPSISPVHQKTSSPPSGNIADASGASGGSPVSLANGNLEQANCLNSPLASEKSLDSVTSGSKCVGVEAVCPSDATKEHDNCGSNMKNCTTTTVAVSLKRVAEKVVSELVGSESLGGNKSGELLERAEDMGSALVENVHFGGNGVVQTGLPEELEPNNGIEVVSKAHAGVNSDAPQKASLRVSLTSTA; encoded by the exons ATGGCGGCCTGTAACGCTGCCGCAGCGGCTGCCGTCGCCGAGCAGCCACAGAAGCAGTATGGAATTACAAAACCGATATCGTTGGCTGAGCCGGCGGAGGTTGACCTGCAGAAGACAGCGGAGTTGGAGAAG TTCTTGGTTGAAGCCGGTCTGTATGAGAGTCCGGAGGAGTCGGCTAGGCGAGAGGAGGTGCTAGGGGAGCTCGATAAG ATTATAAAAGATTGGGTGAAGCAGTTAACCAGCCAGAGAGGTTACACTGATCAGATGGTTGAAGAAGCAAATGCTGTACTCTTCACGTTTGGGTCATACCGTTTAGGG GTTCATGGCCCTGGAGCTGACATTGATACTTTATGTGTTGGGCCTTCATATGTGAATCGTGAG GAGGATTTCTTTATTGTACTACATGACATATTGGCACAAACGGAGGAAGTTACTGAGTTGCAACCTGTACCTGATGCACATGTTCCTGTTATGAAATTTAAATTCCATGGAATATCAATTGACCTTCTTTATGCGAGTGTCTCTCTCTTAGTAGTACCACCA GACTTGGATATCTCGCAAGGATCAGTACTGTATGATGTTGATGAAGTAACTGTTCGCAGTCTTAATGGGTGCAGAGTAGCTGACCAGATTCTTAGGCTTGTTCCAAATGTTGAG AACTTTCGAACAACGCTAAGGTGTTTGAAGTATTGGGCGAAAAAAAGAGGAGTTTACTCTAAT GTTACTGGTTTTCTTGGCGGTGTCAATTGGGCTTTACTTGTTGCACGTGTCTGCCAGCTCTACCCTAATGCTGTGCCGAGTATGCTTGTCTCAAGATTCTTTAGAGTTTTTACTCAATGGCAATGGCCAAATCCCGTGATGCTTTGTGCTATTGAGGAGGATGAACTTGGTTTTCCTGTGTGGGATCCACGCAAATATCACCGTGACAGATCTCATCATATGCCCATAATAACCCCTGCTTACCCGTGCATGAACTCCAGCTATAATGTTTCAACAAGCACACTTAGGGTTATGATGGAGCAATTCCAGTTTGGTAACAAAATTTGCCAG GAAATCGATATCAGTAAGGCTAATTGGTCTGCTCTTTTTGAGCCTTTCCAATTTTTTGAAGCATATAAGAATTATCTCCAGGTTGACATCATCGCTGAAGATGGAGAAGATCTTAGACTTTGGAAGGGATGGGTTGAATCTCGGTTAAGACAACTTACTTTAAAG ATTGAAAGAGACACATATGGAATGTTACAATGCCATCCTTACCCGCATGAGTATGCTGACCCTTCCAGACAATGTGCTCATTGTGCTTTTTTCATGGGTTTATCAAGGAAAGAAGGTGCAAAAATACAGGAGGGTCAACAGTTTGATATTCGTGGAACAGTAGATGAATTTAGGCATGATATCGGCATGTATGGGTACTGGAGACCTGGGATGGAGTTGGCTGTATCTCATGTTCGGAGGAAGCAGATTCCATCCTATGTGTTTCCAGAGGGCTACAAGAGACCTCGTCCTTCGAGGCATATAAATCATCCCCAGCAGTCTAATAAAAATGATGTTGAAGATGGCACAGCGAATAGATCCCCAGATGGGCAGCCCAAGCGAAAGCATGATACAGCTGGGGTTTATGATAGTGAACCTGGTAGATCTGTTAAGAGGGCCTCAATTAGCCCCTCAATTAGCCCAGTTCACCAGAAAACTTCATCGCCTCCATCAGGCAATATTGCTGATGCTTCCGGTGCAAGTGGTGGAAGTCCGGTTTCACTTGCCAATGGCAATCTAGAACAAGCAAATTGCTTGAATTCACCACTGGCATCTGAAAAAAGTTTGGACTCTGTTACATCAGGCTCCAAGTGTGTGGGAGTGGAAGCGGTTTGTCCTAGTGATGCTACTAAAGAGCATGATAACTGTGGTTCCAATATGAAGAACTGCACCACTACAACTGTAGCTGTATCTTTGAAACGTGTGGCAGAAAAGGTTGTGTCAGAGCTCGTTGGAAGTGAAAGCTTGGGAGGCAACAAAAGTGGGGAGCTATTGGAGAGAGCCGAGGACATGGGAAGTGCCCTGGTTGAAAATGTGCATTTCGGTGGAAATGGAGTCGTTCAAACTGGTCTTCCCGAAGAGTTAGAG CCAAACAATGGGATTGAAGTGGTTTCTAAAGCTCATGCAGGTGTGAACTCGGATGCGCCACAGAAGGCATCATTGAG GGTTAGTCTGACATCAACTGCATGA
- the LOC127775998 gene encoding nuclear poly(A) polymerase 4-like isoform X5 → MAACNAAAAAAVAEQPQKQYGITKPISLAEPAEVDLQKTAELEKFLVEAGLYESPEESARREEVLGELDKIIKDWVKQLTSQRGYTDQMVEEANAVLFTFGSYRLGVHGPGADIDTLCVGPSYVNREEDFFIVLHDILAQTEEVTELQPVPDAHVPVMKFKFHGISIDLLYASVSLLVVPPDLDISQGSVLYDVDEVTVRSLNGCRVADQILRLVPNVENFRTTLRCLKYWAKKRGVYSNVTGFLGGVNWALLVARVCQLYPNAVPSMLVSRFFRVFTQWQWPNPVMLCAIEEDELGFPVWDPRKYHRDRSHHMPIITPAYPCMNSSYNVSTSTLRVMMEQFQFGNKICQEIDISKANWSALFEPFQFFEAYKNYLQVDIIAEDGEDLRLWKGWVESRLRQLTLKIERDTYGMLQCHPYPHEYADPSRQCAHCAFFMGLSRKEGAKIQEGQQFDIRGTVDEFRHDIGMYGYWRPGMELAVSHVRRKQIPSYVFPEGYKRPRPSRHINHPQQSNKNDVEDGTANRSPDGQPKRKHDTAGVYDSEPGRSVKRASISPSISPVHQKTSSPPSGNIADASGASGGSPVSLANGNLEQANCLNSPLASEKSLDSVTSGSKCVGVEAVCPSDATKEHDNCGSNMKNCTTTTVAVSLKRVAEKVVSELVGSESLGGNKSGELLERAEDMGSALVENVHFGGNGVVQTGLPEELEV, encoded by the exons ATGGCGGCCTGTAACGCTGCCGCAGCGGCTGCCGTCGCCGAGCAGCCACAGAAGCAGTATGGAATTACAAAACCGATATCGTTGGCTGAGCCGGCGGAGGTTGACCTGCAGAAGACAGCGGAGTTGGAGAAG TTCTTGGTTGAAGCCGGTCTGTATGAGAGTCCGGAGGAGTCGGCTAGGCGAGAGGAGGTGCTAGGGGAGCTCGATAAG ATTATAAAAGATTGGGTGAAGCAGTTAACCAGCCAGAGAGGTTACACTGATCAGATGGTTGAAGAAGCAAATGCTGTACTCTTCACGTTTGGGTCATACCGTTTAGGG GTTCATGGCCCTGGAGCTGACATTGATACTTTATGTGTTGGGCCTTCATATGTGAATCGTGAG GAGGATTTCTTTATTGTACTACATGACATATTGGCACAAACGGAGGAAGTTACTGAGTTGCAACCTGTACCTGATGCACATGTTCCTGTTATGAAATTTAAATTCCATGGAATATCAATTGACCTTCTTTATGCGAGTGTCTCTCTCTTAGTAGTACCACCA GACTTGGATATCTCGCAAGGATCAGTACTGTATGATGTTGATGAAGTAACTGTTCGCAGTCTTAATGGGTGCAGAGTAGCTGACCAGATTCTTAGGCTTGTTCCAAATGTTGAG AACTTTCGAACAACGCTAAGGTGTTTGAAGTATTGGGCGAAAAAAAGAGGAGTTTACTCTAAT GTTACTGGTTTTCTTGGCGGTGTCAATTGGGCTTTACTTGTTGCACGTGTCTGCCAGCTCTACCCTAATGCTGTGCCGAGTATGCTTGTCTCAAGATTCTTTAGAGTTTTTACTCAATGGCAATGGCCAAATCCCGTGATGCTTTGTGCTATTGAGGAGGATGAACTTGGTTTTCCTGTGTGGGATCCACGCAAATATCACCGTGACAGATCTCATCATATGCCCATAATAACCCCTGCTTACCCGTGCATGAACTCCAGCTATAATGTTTCAACAAGCACACTTAGGGTTATGATGGAGCAATTCCAGTTTGGTAACAAAATTTGCCAG GAAATCGATATCAGTAAGGCTAATTGGTCTGCTCTTTTTGAGCCTTTCCAATTTTTTGAAGCATATAAGAATTATCTCCAGGTTGACATCATCGCTGAAGATGGAGAAGATCTTAGACTTTGGAAGGGATGGGTTGAATCTCGGTTAAGACAACTTACTTTAAAG ATTGAAAGAGACACATATGGAATGTTACAATGCCATCCTTACCCGCATGAGTATGCTGACCCTTCCAGACAATGTGCTCATTGTGCTTTTTTCATGGGTTTATCAAGGAAAGAAGGTGCAAAAATACAGGAGGGTCAACAGTTTGATATTCGTGGAACAGTAGATGAATTTAGGCATGATATCGGCATGTATGGGTACTGGAGACCTGGGATGGAGTTGGCTGTATCTCATGTTCGGAGGAAGCAGATTCCATCCTATGTGTTTCCAGAGGGCTACAAGAGACCTCGTCCTTCGAGGCATATAAATCATCCCCAGCAGTCTAATAAAAATGATGTTGAAGATGGCACAGCGAATAGATCCCCAGATGGGCAGCCCAAGCGAAAGCATGATACAGCTGGGGTTTATGATAGTGAACCTGGTAGATCTGTTAAGAGGGCCTCAATTAGCCCCTCAATTAGCCCAGTTCACCAGAAAACTTCATCGCCTCCATCAGGCAATATTGCTGATGCTTCCGGTGCAAGTGGTGGAAGTCCGGTTTCACTTGCCAATGGCAATCTAGAACAAGCAAATTGCTTGAATTCACCACTGGCATCTGAAAAAAGTTTGGACTCTGTTACATCAGGCTCCAAGTGTGTGGGAGTGGAAGCGGTTTGTCCTAGTGATGCTACTAAAGAGCATGATAACTGTGGTTCCAATATGAAGAACTGCACCACTACAACTGTAGCTGTATCTTTGAAACGTGTGGCAGAAAAGGTTGTGTCAGAGCTCGTTGGAAGTGAAAGCTTGGGAGGCAACAAAAGTGGGGAGCTATTGGAGAGAGCCGAGGACATGGGAAGTGCCCTGGTTGAAAATGTGCATTTCGGTGGAAATGGAGTCGTTCAAACTGGTCTTCCCGAAGAGTTAGAG GTGTGA
- the LOC127775998 gene encoding nuclear poly(A) polymerase 4-like isoform X4, whose amino-acid sequence MAACNAAAAAAVAEQPQKQYGITKPISLAEPAEVDLQKTAELEKFLVEAGLYESPEESARREEVLGELDKIIKDWVKQLTSQRGYTDQMVEEANAVLFTFGSYRLGVHGPGADIDTLCVGPSYVNREEDFFIVLHDILAQTEEVTELQPVPDAHVPVMKFKFHGISIDLLYASVSLLVVPPDLDISQGSVLYDVDEVTVRSLNGCRVADQILRLVPNVENFRTTLRCLKYWAKKRGVYSNVTGFLGGVNWALLVARVCQLYPNAVPSMLVSRFFRVFTQWQWPNPVMLCAIEEDELGFPVWDPRKYHRDRSHHMPIITPAYPCMNSSYNVSTSTLRVMMEQFQFGNKICQEIDISKANWSALFEPFQFFEAYKNYLQVDIIAEDGEDLRLWKGWVESRLRQLTLKIERDTYGMLQCHPYPHEYADPSRQCAHCAFFMGLSRKEGAKIQEGQQFDIRGTVDEFRHDIGMYGYWRPGMELAVSHVRRKQIPSYVFPEGYKRPRPSRHINHPQQSNKNDVEDGTANRSPDGQPKRKHDTAGVYDSEPGRSVKRASISPSISPVHQKTSSPPSGNIADASGASGGSPVSLANGNLEQANCLNSPLASEKSLDSVTSGSKCVGVEAVCPSDATKEHDNCGSNMKNCTTTTVAVSLKRVAEKVVSELVGSESLGGNKSGELLERAEDMGSALVENVHFGGNGVVQTGLPEELELMQV is encoded by the exons ATGGCGGCCTGTAACGCTGCCGCAGCGGCTGCCGTCGCCGAGCAGCCACAGAAGCAGTATGGAATTACAAAACCGATATCGTTGGCTGAGCCGGCGGAGGTTGACCTGCAGAAGACAGCGGAGTTGGAGAAG TTCTTGGTTGAAGCCGGTCTGTATGAGAGTCCGGAGGAGTCGGCTAGGCGAGAGGAGGTGCTAGGGGAGCTCGATAAG ATTATAAAAGATTGGGTGAAGCAGTTAACCAGCCAGAGAGGTTACACTGATCAGATGGTTGAAGAAGCAAATGCTGTACTCTTCACGTTTGGGTCATACCGTTTAGGG GTTCATGGCCCTGGAGCTGACATTGATACTTTATGTGTTGGGCCTTCATATGTGAATCGTGAG GAGGATTTCTTTATTGTACTACATGACATATTGGCACAAACGGAGGAAGTTACTGAGTTGCAACCTGTACCTGATGCACATGTTCCTGTTATGAAATTTAAATTCCATGGAATATCAATTGACCTTCTTTATGCGAGTGTCTCTCTCTTAGTAGTACCACCA GACTTGGATATCTCGCAAGGATCAGTACTGTATGATGTTGATGAAGTAACTGTTCGCAGTCTTAATGGGTGCAGAGTAGCTGACCAGATTCTTAGGCTTGTTCCAAATGTTGAG AACTTTCGAACAACGCTAAGGTGTTTGAAGTATTGGGCGAAAAAAAGAGGAGTTTACTCTAAT GTTACTGGTTTTCTTGGCGGTGTCAATTGGGCTTTACTTGTTGCACGTGTCTGCCAGCTCTACCCTAATGCTGTGCCGAGTATGCTTGTCTCAAGATTCTTTAGAGTTTTTACTCAATGGCAATGGCCAAATCCCGTGATGCTTTGTGCTATTGAGGAGGATGAACTTGGTTTTCCTGTGTGGGATCCACGCAAATATCACCGTGACAGATCTCATCATATGCCCATAATAACCCCTGCTTACCCGTGCATGAACTCCAGCTATAATGTTTCAACAAGCACACTTAGGGTTATGATGGAGCAATTCCAGTTTGGTAACAAAATTTGCCAG GAAATCGATATCAGTAAGGCTAATTGGTCTGCTCTTTTTGAGCCTTTCCAATTTTTTGAAGCATATAAGAATTATCTCCAGGTTGACATCATCGCTGAAGATGGAGAAGATCTTAGACTTTGGAAGGGATGGGTTGAATCTCGGTTAAGACAACTTACTTTAAAG ATTGAAAGAGACACATATGGAATGTTACAATGCCATCCTTACCCGCATGAGTATGCTGACCCTTCCAGACAATGTGCTCATTGTGCTTTTTTCATGGGTTTATCAAGGAAAGAAGGTGCAAAAATACAGGAGGGTCAACAGTTTGATATTCGTGGAACAGTAGATGAATTTAGGCATGATATCGGCATGTATGGGTACTGGAGACCTGGGATGGAGTTGGCTGTATCTCATGTTCGGAGGAAGCAGATTCCATCCTATGTGTTTCCAGAGGGCTACAAGAGACCTCGTCCTTCGAGGCATATAAATCATCCCCAGCAGTCTAATAAAAATGATGTTGAAGATGGCACAGCGAATAGATCCCCAGATGGGCAGCCCAAGCGAAAGCATGATACAGCTGGGGTTTATGATAGTGAACCTGGTAGATCTGTTAAGAGGGCCTCAATTAGCCCCTCAATTAGCCCAGTTCACCAGAAAACTTCATCGCCTCCATCAGGCAATATTGCTGATGCTTCCGGTGCAAGTGGTGGAAGTCCGGTTTCACTTGCCAATGGCAATCTAGAACAAGCAAATTGCTTGAATTCACCACTGGCATCTGAAAAAAGTTTGGACTCTGTTACATCAGGCTCCAAGTGTGTGGGAGTGGAAGCGGTTTGTCCTAGTGATGCTACTAAAGAGCATGATAACTGTGGTTCCAATATGAAGAACTGCACCACTACAACTGTAGCTGTATCTTTGAAACGTGTGGCAGAAAAGGTTGTGTCAGAGCTCGTTGGAAGTGAAAGCTTGGGAGGCAACAAAAGTGGGGAGCTATTGGAGAGAGCCGAGGACATGGGAAGTGCCCTGGTTGAAAATGTGCATTTCGGTGGAAATGGAGTCGTTCAAACTGGTCTTCCCGAAGAGTTAGAG CTCATGCAGGTGTGA